TCAAAGAGACAGCTCTCGGTAGGACGGAAACCGAGAGGTACGCGAAGCGGTGTTTCGCTCAGAATTCGCCGGCGAACTCGGCGTCGGTCAGCAGGGGCGGGTAGTCGGTCAGCGCACCCAGGAAGTCGTCGCCGGAAACAGTCCGATTGTAGGCGGCGTACGCGGCGTACTCCGTGCCCGAGACCGACGCCTGTTCGGTGCCGCGTTCGCTGCCGAACACCGCCCAGTCGGCCTCGTCGGCCCCAGCCTTGTCGACGTTGAACCAGCAGGTCATCTTGATATCGTTCGCGGCGACGTACTCGTAGGCCGCCTCGATCCAGTCGGCTTTTCGCGCGGGTCGGTACTCGCCGTCGCCTTCCGAGCCCGTGAACGAACTCGACGCGAACTCGGTCAGCGCCACCGGCTTGTCGGTCAGTTCGCGCAGCCGTCCGAGTATCGGATCGAACAGTTCCTGGGGGGTACGCCAGCTCGAATACGACTGACTCCCGCCGAAGTTGAACCCGTCGAGGCCGACCCAGTCGGTGTACTCGTCGCCCGGGTAGTACCGTTCCATCCGAATCCCGCCGACCTCGTCGGCGTTGACCGCCCAAACCCACTGAATGTTCGTCGCGTCGAGATCGGTCGTCCCGAACGCGTCGTACAGCCGCCGCCACATCTCGACGTACTCTTCGGGTGTTCCGGCTGCGGGGTTCTCGCCGCCGGTGGCGTTCGTGGTTCGGGAGCCGTTCTGGACAGGGGTGACGGTCGAATCGATGCGACTCGACTCGACCGCGCTCCACGGGAACCAGTCGCCGTTCATCTCGTGGGCGGGTCGGAAGTAAAAGCGCCGTCCACGTGTCCGTTCGCCGTACGGCCGGGCCCACGCATCGAGCAGCGTCGCCCACGACGACAGGTGGTCGTCGTGTTCGCCTGCGGCGATCTCACGCTCGACGGTCTCGCTCGTCTGCTGTTTTTCCTGTGCGAACGGCTGCCACGTGATCATCGGAACGTGGCCCGCGTTCCAGATGTCGGTCAGCGGGCCCTCGACGAACCCCTGCTTCGCGCCGTCGGGGATCAGCCCGTCGACGAACACGACCGCGACCGCGGGCGGCCGGTCGAGCCACTCCGTGTACAGTTCGAGGTTCGCGATCGCGTCCTCGCGGTTCGGCCCGCCGGGATACATCCCGGTGAGCGCCGTTCCCGCACGGGTTGCTGGCGGTTCGGGCGTCGGCGTGAGCTCCGGCGTCGGCGTTTCGGCAACCGGGTTGAGCTGTGCCGCACAGCCGCTCGTCCCGACAGCGCCGACCAGCCCGATCGATCGAAGAAACGTCCGGCGGTTCATCGGCTGTGGTGGGAGGGGGTGACGGTTCGATCGCCGGATGGCCGATCGATGATCGTCGAGAGGGGTGTCTGGATGGCGGACATCGGTGGGTTCGGGGACGGTTGGACGGGAGAGCGTCGGTTACCGTTCGTCTCGGAGTGGACGACGGATATACGTACTGGATTCGACGGGGGCGTGGCCGTCAGGGGTCACGATCGAGCCGATTTCGCCTCGAATCG
This window of the Halococcus saccharolyticus DSM 5350 genome carries:
- a CDS encoding glycoside hydrolase family 26 protein; translated protein: MNRRTFLRSIGLVGAVGTSGCAAQLNPVAETPTPELTPTPEPPATRAGTALTGMYPGGPNREDAIANLELYTEWLDRPPAVAVVFVDGLIPDGAKQGFVEGPLTDIWNAGHVPMITWQPFAQEKQQTSETVEREIAAGEHDDHLSSWATLLDAWARPYGERTRGRRFYFRPAHEMNGDWFPWSAVESSRIDSTVTPVQNGSRTTNATGGENPAAGTPEEYVEMWRRLYDAFGTTDLDATNIQWVWAVNADEVGGIRMERYYPGDEYTDWVGLDGFNFGGSQSYSSWRTPQELFDPILGRLRELTDKPVALTEFASSSFTGSEGDGEYRPARKADWIEAAYEYVAANDIKMTCWFNVDKAGADEADWAVFGSERGTEQASVSGTEYAAYAAYNRTVSGDDFLGALTDYPPLLTDAEFAGEF